One Armatimonadota bacterium DNA segment encodes these proteins:
- a CDS encoding 5'-nucleotidase, whose amino-acid sequence MSMFKKIIIVAAVLAIAASAACAESVQSKSALSNQDAEKAETSVCDLIADAVRAELNTDIAFVAASEAKAKDKPFDAGQIYSSDINALVSYPDDPLAEVLLTGKAVRQALEKSVSIYPQPNLGFLQISGLEFTFDASKNVGERVTSVSVGGAPLIDSRTYTVALTNSMANGALGYWKIWSAEDVKYRHSDKSITKAVEDFMTANKTIDYSTLGRIKAAK is encoded by the coding sequence ATGAGCATGTTCAAAAAAATTATTATAGTAGCTGCCGTGCTGGCAATTGCTGCAAGCGCCGCCTGTGCGGAGAGCGTGCAGAGCAAAAGTGCTTTAAGCAATCAGGATGCAGAGAAAGCCGAAACATCTGTATGCGATCTGATAGCCGACGCGGTGCGCGCAGAGCTGAACACTGATATCGCATTTGTCGCTGCAAGTGAAGCCAAGGCTAAAGATAAACCTTTTGATGCCGGACAGATATATTCATCCGATATCAATGCGCTTGTTTCATATCCCGATGATCCTCTAGCCGAGGTTTTGCTCACAGGTAAAGCCGTTCGCCAGGCTCTGGAGAAGTCTGTATCAATATATCCTCAGCCGAACCTTGGATTCCTGCAAATCTCCGGGCTTGAGTTCACTTTTGATGCGTCCAAGAATGTGGGTGAACGTGTGACGTCCGTAAGTGTAGGCGGCGCGCCTCTTATCGATTCGCGAACATACACGGTGGCCTTGACCAATTCCATGGCCAACGGAGCCCTGGGTTACTGGAAAATCTGGTCAGCCGAAGATGTAAAGTATCGTCATTCCGATAAGAGCATAACCAAAGCGGTTGAGGACTTCATGACAGCCAACAAAACTATAGACTACAGCACCCTGGGCAGGATCAAAGCCGCTAAGTAA
- a CDS encoding M28 family peptidase, producing the protein MCAALTAVIGCRPGGTSASVPTFDENRAFSLLTKQVEFGPRYPGTDGHKAAAEFIQAQLKPYADGVKVQEFSKTVRGKYLEMQNIVAHFNPDAKKHILLSAHWDSRPTADMEIDPEKKKQPIPGANDGGSGVAVLLELARMFAKQKPDVGVVMVFFDGEDYGPGEPEMFLGSKYFAKNLADGSSYNGKLIKIDYGILLDMVGDKDLQIPKEQKSVSAASDVVEKVWSMADKLGYRDVFTPGVGMSIEDDHLPLIDAGVKCIDVIDFNYGPWHTLDDTPDKCSPKSLKTVGEVIANVVYAEKVERN; encoded by the coding sequence ATGTGCGCCGCACTCACAGCAGTTATCGGCTGCCGACCGGGAGGCACATCTGCGAGCGTCCCCACGTTTGATGAAAACCGCGCTTTCTCTCTTCTCACGAAGCAGGTAGAGTTTGGCCCGAGGTATCCGGGAACCGATGGTCATAAAGCTGCCGCCGAGTTTATCCAGGCTCAACTGAAACCATACGCCGATGGTGTCAAGGTCCAAGAGTTTTCGAAGACCGTGCGCGGCAAGTATCTGGAGATGCAAAATATTGTCGCGCACTTCAACCCCGATGCCAAGAAACATATTCTGTTGTCTGCCCACTGGGACTCCCGCCCGACTGCGGATATGGAGATCGATCCAGAAAAAAAGAAACAGCCTATCCCCGGCGCGAATGACGGCGGCTCAGGCGTTGCTGTGCTTCTGGAACTTGCACGGATGTTTGCAAAGCAAAAACCGGATGTAGGTGTGGTGATGGTCTTCTTTGACGGTGAAGACTATGGCCCCGGTGAGCCTGAGATGTTTTTGGGATCGAAGTATTTCGCCAAGAACCTTGCAGACGGGAGTTCGTACAACGGCAAGCTCATCAAGATAGATTACGGCATCTTATTGGATATGGTCGGCGATAAGGATCTGCAAATACCAAAGGAGCAGAAGTCCGTGAGCGCCGCGTCGGATGTTGTCGAGAAAGTCTGGAGCATGGCAGATAAGCTCGGTTACCGTGATGTATTTACTCCTGGAGTTGGCATGAGTATTGAAGACGATCACCTTCCACTTATTGATGCAGGTGTAAAGTGCATAGACGTCATAGATTTCAACTATGGCCCCTGGCACACACTCGATGATACGCCCGACAAATGCTCACCCAAGTCTCTCAAGACAGTGGGTGAGGTGATCGCAAACGTGGTCTACGCGGAGAAAGTGGAAAGAAACTGA
- a CDS encoding RidA family protein — translation MRVKVETTNAPAAIGPYSQAIKANGFLFISGQIPINPATGQMDAVDAVTQTKQVMENLKGILASQGMTFEDVVKTTIFLMDISDFSRVNDVYASYMQSDAPARSTVQVAALPRGAKVEIEAIAVLP, via the coding sequence ATGCGAGTGAAAGTCGAAACAACTAATGCGCCAGCGGCTATTGGACCATATAGCCAGGCTATAAAAGCAAACGGGTTCCTTTTCATATCCGGCCAAATCCCGATCAATCCGGCGACAGGGCAGATGGACGCGGTAGATGCGGTAACACAGACAAAACAGGTAATGGAAAACCTCAAGGGCATATTAGCGTCTCAAGGAATGACATTCGAGGATGTGGTGAAGACGACTATCTTCCTTATGGATATCAGCGACTTTAGCCGCGTAAACGACGTATACGCGTCATATATGCAATCTGATGCGCCGGCTCGCTCGACTGTGCAGGTAGCTGCTCTGCCGCGTGGGGCAAAAGTCGAGATAGAGGCCATTGCTGTGCTGCCTTAG
- a CDS encoding uroporphyrinogen decarboxylase family protein yields the protein MMTSRERMMIALENGRPDRLPCQVHGWMQYYLDHYLGGIDWYQAYEMFDMDFAIYGGPAYKYDEKDCAGWQKNHIDLGTDDRGDRLWEETITTPSGTLHHKGANNVFTGWETEPLIKTEADFEIWNKHYCVPISADFTYLREAREKLGDRGIIRVSPFSPGQGSPWQSFCTMIGTEEAIMMAMDKPDYLHYVLDEILKKTLRVTEMWKGIPADMVETGGGAGSNTVISPTMFKEFCLPYDKQQAEAFHKVGLKVVYHLCGGLMKMLDMVVENGADGLETMTPPSMGGDCDLAEASRRVGDKLFFIGGFDQNAGFEKGTPEAARKLVFECFEATKDHAGYIISPSDHFFFGDPANLKAFADACKQCRY from the coding sequence ATGATGACTTCAAGAGAGCGCATGATGATTGCCCTGGAAAACGGGCGACCCGACCGTCTGCCGTGCCAGGTACACGGCTGGATGCAATATTACCTGGATCATTATCTGGGTGGTATCGACTGGTATCAGGCATACGAAATGTTCGACATGGACTTTGCCATTTACGGCGGGCCTGCCTATAAATACGATGAGAAAGACTGCGCGGGCTGGCAGAAGAATCATATTGATCTCGGCACGGATGATCGCGGAGACCGTCTGTGGGAAGAAACAATAACCACTCCCAGCGGCACACTGCATCACAAGGGCGCAAACAATGTGTTTACCGGCTGGGAGACCGAGCCGTTAATCAAGACCGAGGCCGACTTCGAGATATGGAACAAGCATTACTGCGTGCCTATCTCGGCTGATTTCACGTATCTACGTGAAGCCAGAGAAAAACTCGGCGACCGCGGAATAATTAGAGTCAGCCCATTCAGCCCCGGCCAGGGCAGCCCATGGCAGAGCTTTTGCACTATGATCGGCACCGAAGAGGCCATTATGATGGCGATGGATAAGCCCGATTACTTGCACTACGTGCTCGACGAAATCCTGAAGAAAACGCTGCGTGTGACTGAAATGTGGAAAGGCATACCGGCGGATATGGTAGAGACGGGCGGAGGCGCGGGTTCCAACACTGTTATCAGCCCTACGATGTTCAAAGAGTTTTGCCTGCCCTACGATAAACAGCAGGCCGAGGCTTTTCATAAAGTCGGTCTGAAAGTCGTATACCACCTGTGCGGCGGGCTGATGAAGATGCTGGATATGGTTGTTGAAAACGGCGCGGATGGCCTTGAAACAATGACGCCGCCTTCGATGGGAGGCGACTGCGATCTTGCCGAAGCGTCGCGTCGAGTAGGAGACAAACTCTTCTTCATAGGCGGGTTCGATCAAAATGCAGGCTTCGAGAAGGGCACGCCGGAAGCTGCGCGCAAGCTGGTCTTTGAGTGCTTTGAAGCCACAAAGGACCATGCAGGCTATATTATATCGCCATCGGACCACTTTTTCTTCGGCGACCCGGCCAACCTGAAGGCCTTCGCCGACGCCTGCAAACAATGCCGCTACTGA
- the panB gene encoding 3-methyl-2-oxobutanoate hydroxymethyltransferase — protein sequence MEKKKVTAPVLAKMKAAGEKISVLTAYDYPMGKILDEADVDVALVGDSLGRVVLGYDSELKVTMEDMIRHSAAVSRGVRRALLVCDMPFLSYQISEEDAVRNAGRLVSEGNAEVVKLEGGEHMASTIRKIINAGIPVVGHLGLTPQSVHQIGGLRKVGKDAEGAQKIKKDALILQDAGVCAIVLEAIPDGLAKEVTESLSIPTIGIGSGPYCDGQVLVTHDLLGMFDKFKPSFVKQYADVWQVMLKAFTEYSSEVKGGIFPERKAK from the coding sequence ATGGAAAAGAAAAAAGTAACGGCTCCCGTGCTGGCTAAGATGAAAGCAGCCGGGGAGAAAATATCTGTGCTTACGGCATATGACTACCCCATGGGCAAGATTCTTGATGAGGCGGATGTAGACGTAGCGCTGGTCGGTGACAGCCTTGGACGTGTGGTGCTCGGTTATGACAGTGAGCTGAAAGTCACCATGGAGGATATGATCCGACACTCGGCGGCCGTATCGCGAGGAGTCAGACGCGCTCTGCTGGTATGCGATATGCCTTTCTTATCATATCAGATCAGCGAGGAAGATGCCGTCAGGAATGCCGGACGCCTGGTGAGCGAAGGCAACGCAGAGGTGGTCAAGCTCGAAGGTGGAGAGCATATGGCTTCCACAATTCGCAAAATCATAAACGCCGGTATACCGGTTGTAGGCCACCTGGGACTTACTCCGCAGTCCGTTCACCAGATAGGCGGGTTGAGGAAAGTCGGTAAGGATGCCGAAGGCGCTCAGAAGATAAAAAAGGACGCGCTTATTTTGCAGGATGCCGGTGTTTGCGCAATTGTTTTGGAGGCAATACCGGACGGCTTGGCGAAGGAAGTGACTGAAAGCCTTTCGATTCCAACTATCGGGATCGGATCAGGTCCATACTGCGATGGCCAGGTGCTGGTGACACACGATTTGCTGGGCATGTTCGACAAGTTCAAGCCGTCGTTCGTCAAGCAATACGCAGATGTGTGGCAGGTTATGCTGAAGGCTTTCACCGAGTACAGCAGTGAGGTTAAGGGCGGGATCTTTCCCGAACGCAAAGCAAAATGA
- a CDS encoding DnaJ domain-containing protein, giving the protein MKTTRNYYEILGLPHDATEAQIKRRHKQLVRKYHPDVAEDKQLAHRLFIQIQEAYDTLTDPAARQDYDAKLNSQTTKPAGGPGFERSGNPETGRPRYTSEVAGHIKDAQFAYVQRRFHEAANHCKQALKLDPHNARAHVVMGDIYKAQGRLTNAVRSYSYAIQYNPSDRVAEKKLMDLVGKQVAHTTTVTGKSASQTRLAALNMIWWAIAVFLIVAIHISPGEPVKWLREYIPYISLWSWNLVVLMAASSMVIGILISINGLVKNPDEELVFDASGGNWAVIPTGLILLLGSGFFFLGAAIFYIVASLVQWSISKSVLITFTCVVGVVLLSSLTYRPDAIKQVLLFGGNVSFFSMLIGWYIGASFRPLSG; this is encoded by the coding sequence ATGAAGACCACGCGCAACTATTACGAAATCCTCGGACTGCCGCACGATGCCACGGAGGCTCAGATCAAGCGGCGCCACAAGCAGCTTGTGCGCAAGTATCATCCTGACGTGGCCGAAGATAAGCAGTTGGCTCACAGACTCTTCATTCAGATCCAGGAAGCCTACGATACTTTAACCGATCCTGCGGCTCGCCAGGATTACGATGCAAAACTCAACTCTCAGACCACGAAACCTGCTGGTGGTCCGGGATTTGAGCGCAGCGGAAATCCCGAAACCGGCAGACCCCGATACACCTCAGAGGTTGCAGGTCACATTAAAGACGCGCAGTTTGCGTATGTGCAGAGGCGCTTTCATGAGGCAGCTAATCACTGCAAACAGGCGCTTAAGCTTGATCCGCACAATGCCCGCGCTCACGTCGTTATGGGTGACATATATAAAGCCCAGGGACGCTTGACTAACGCCGTCAGGTCTTACAGCTATGCGATTCAGTATAACCCTTCCGACCGTGTGGCCGAAAAAAAACTGATGGACCTGGTAGGCAAACAGGTAGCGCACACTACAACCGTAACGGGAAAATCGGCATCTCAGACCAGGCTGGCGGCGCTCAATATGATCTGGTGGGCTATCGCAGTCTTTTTGATTGTAGCGATTCACATATCGCCGGGAGAGCCTGTAAAGTGGCTGAGAGAATATATCCCGTATATCAGCCTGTGGAGTTGGAACCTGGTGGTGCTGATGGCTGCAAGCTCCATGGTGATCGGAATACTGATCTCGATCAATGGACTGGTCAAAAACCCCGACGAAGAGCTGGTATTCGACGCGTCCGGCGGCAACTGGGCAGTAATCCCGACAGGGCTAATACTGCTTTTGGGATCAGGTTTCTTTTTCCTGGGAGCCGCCATATTCTATATAGTAGCAAGCCTGGTCCAGTGGAGTATCTCCAAATCGGTACTGATCACGTTCACATGCGTGGTTGGAGTCGTGCTCCTTTCAAGCCTGACATATAGACCTGATGCTATAAAGCAGGTGCTGCTATTTGGAGGAAACGTATCATTCTTTTCGATGCTGATTGGGTGGTATATCGGGGCTTCGTTCAGACCGTTGAGCGGATAA
- a CDS encoding type II secretion system F family protein, translating into MAIYSYKVKDRAGNTRTGTLEADDEHQAAAMIREAGGFPMEIRPAKSSRSASSEGPSGNVFLHYLVYPFWTGISLRSLLFFYRQLTTTLAAGMSLSESLRGIGQRARGPLGRIARMMQARVQNGGPLSEEMSRHAHVFAPLDIALIRAGEQSGLLEPMADRIASHLEFEITVRRRIITATFYPVLVLLLIFFEPALIALVVDSAQAAAHIVWAQFRMIGIPILIALIVCRFLFQYKPVRYAWDIVKIQPPILGTMARKIAMSRFSKTLALLYSSGVPIAQAVSISADACANVAIGGRVKKVIPALNNGQSLAKSLQETGMLLPVVVDMLDIGEKTGSYDDTLQKVAEYMDDETKTTLRKLPVVLFVLMMLVAGFFTYVQVSGGYTQYVHQTMESGF; encoded by the coding sequence TTGGCCATATACAGTTACAAAGTTAAAGACAGAGCCGGTAACACCCGGACAGGCACACTTGAAGCCGACGATGAGCATCAGGCTGCTGCAATGATACGCGAGGCAGGCGGGTTCCCGATGGAAATTCGACCTGCTAAATCGTCTCGCAGTGCATCCAGTGAAGGCCCATCCGGTAATGTCTTCCTACATTATCTCGTATATCCGTTCTGGACTGGCATCAGCCTTCGCAGCCTCTTGTTTTTCTACAGGCAGCTTACAACTACGCTTGCCGCCGGCATGTCGCTCTCCGAATCTCTCCGTGGAATTGGACAACGCGCTCGAGGTCCGCTTGGACGCATTGCAAGAATGATGCAAGCGCGAGTTCAAAACGGCGGACCATTATCTGAAGAGATGAGCAGACATGCACACGTTTTCGCACCACTAGACATCGCTCTAATACGCGCAGGCGAACAAAGTGGTCTGCTTGAACCAATGGCGGATAGAATTGCGTCTCACCTTGAATTCGAGATCACCGTAAGGCGCAGGATTATCACCGCCACGTTCTACCCCGTCCTGGTCTTGCTGCTGATCTTCTTTGAACCTGCTCTGATCGCACTTGTGGTGGACAGCGCTCAGGCTGCAGCACACATAGTGTGGGCACAGTTTCGGATGATAGGCATCCCCATCTTGATCGCATTGATTGTGTGTAGGTTTCTCTTTCAATATAAGCCAGTGCGGTATGCATGGGATATTGTGAAAATCCAACCTCCGATACTGGGAACGATGGCTCGGAAAATTGCAATGTCGCGCTTTTCAAAAACACTTGCGCTGCTATACTCATCTGGTGTACCCATTGCGCAAGCCGTATCGATATCCGCGGATGCGTGCGCTAATGTTGCCATAGGCGGCAGGGTAAAAAAAGTTATTCCCGCTCTGAATAATGGCCAGTCCCTTGCCAAATCGCTGCAAGAGACGGGGATGCTGCTGCCTGTAGTCGTCGATATGCTCGATATCGGTGAGAAAACAGGCAGTTATGATGACACACTCCAAAAAGTTGCGGAATATATGGATGATGAGACAAAAACAACACTGCGAAAGCTTCCTGTTGTGCTTTTCGTGCTGATGATGCTGGTGGCCGGGTTCTTTACATATGTTCAGGTATCTGGTGGATACACACAATATGTCCACCAGACAATGGAATCGGGATTCTGA
- a CDS encoding type II secretion system F family protein, with protein MGLFRYEAVDNSGKIVRGAMDAHDEQQVAQKLARMGYSARAVYPPSGAQASARTGAQVAARSVIGRVLPQNESVPISVKSCASAAALAMFFRQLATLVKSGRPLFQSATDIRVSNRKIRSVLPVIQESIRSGKKLSGAMAEYSRLFPVHAVASIWCGELAGKLDIALEEVAADFEREASDTRYGRIGWFITKLTFILFIIQAPFLNLNTMLTAVAGKGLPAVEKYFAQGFRVAMPVIIALLVWWEVWGYIKRVPVVRLALDTMLIKMPIWGKVHRFAAISRFFHMMDSLMSAGISSDTAWDAASLTPRNSEMARKLKLARRTAPPNSGVVALLEHSGVFDLDDLGMVSAGEKSGRLPEAMAKISEFYTDRAAAQKTIGKAWSITLLMILQGALTVLAVYFMASGYRDYLLPMLNF; from the coding sequence ATGGGTTTATTTAGATACGAAGCAGTTGATAATAGCGGTAAAATTGTTCGCGGCGCAATGGACGCTCACGATGAGCAGCAGGTCGCCCAAAAGCTGGCCCGAATGGGATACTCAGCCAGAGCAGTGTATCCGCCATCCGGGGCACAAGCTTCAGCCCGGACCGGCGCTCAGGTTGCGGCGCGCTCGGTTATTGGCAGAGTATTGCCTCAGAATGAGAGCGTGCCTATATCGGTGAAGTCATGCGCCTCGGCGGCAGCGCTTGCAATGTTTTTCAGGCAGCTTGCCACACTGGTCAAGTCGGGAAGACCTTTGTTTCAGTCCGCAACGGACATCAGGGTGTCCAACCGCAAGATACGATCCGTGCTGCCGGTGATTCAAGAGAGCATTCGCTCGGGCAAGAAGCTTTCAGGCGCAATGGCGGAGTATTCAAGATTATTCCCAGTGCATGCGGTGGCATCTATATGGTGCGGAGAGCTTGCAGGAAAGCTGGACATTGCATTGGAAGAAGTCGCGGCAGATTTCGAGCGTGAGGCATCCGACACCAGATACGGCAGAATTGGATGGTTTATCACAAAACTCACGTTCATCCTATTTATCATACAAGCCCCATTTCTCAATCTTAACACTATGCTGACTGCAGTGGCGGGTAAAGGCCTTCCTGCAGTTGAAAAATACTTCGCGCAAGGATTTCGAGTCGCCATGCCGGTAATTATAGCCCTGCTTGTATGGTGGGAAGTATGGGGATACATTAAGCGCGTCCCTGTTGTGCGGCTAGCGCTGGATACGATGCTTATAAAAATGCCGATTTGGGGGAAAGTCCACAGGTTCGCAGCAATCTCCCGGTTTTTCCACATGATGGACTCGCTGATGTCGGCGGGAATCAGCTCGGATACAGCCTGGGATGCAGCGAGTCTCACTCCGAGAAACAGTGAGATGGCCAGGAAACTGAAGCTGGCTCGACGCACGGCTCCACCAAACTCGGGCGTTGTTGCGCTGCTGGAACACTCGGGAGTCTTTGATCTCGACGACCTGGGTATGGTGTCCGCTGGTGAGAAGAGTGGAAGACTGCCTGAGGCAATGGCAAAGATATCGGAGTTCTACACAGACAGAGCAGCCGCGCAGAAAACAATCGGCAAAGCATGGTCGATCACATTATTGATGATACTTCAAGGCGCGCTGACGGTGCTTGCGGTCTACTTTATGGCATCAGGTTATCGAGATTATCTGCTGCCGATGCTGAATTTCTAG
- the folK gene encoding 2-amino-4-hydroxy-6-hydroxymethyldihydropteridine diphosphokinase: MITKSAYLGLGANLEDNIANVHKAIAMVDAHEGCTVSAVSSIYITKPVGVIDQPDFANAVIRVETTLDPYELLDICNKIEDEMGRKRTIRWGPRVIDMDILLYEGVNIDEERLSIPHPRMMERAFVLVPLAEVAPDMELPGSISAREAANNIDRAGIIEIIPLN; this comes from the coding sequence ATGATTACAAAGAGTGCATATCTTGGGCTGGGAGCGAACCTGGAAGATAACATCGCGAATGTGCATAAAGCCATCGCGATGGTCGATGCGCATGAAGGATGCACAGTATCAGCCGTTTCATCTATCTATATCACAAAACCGGTCGGAGTAATAGATCAGCCCGACTTCGCAAATGCAGTCATCAGAGTGGAAACTACTCTCGATCCCTATGAGTTACTGGACATTTGCAATAAGATAGAAGATGAAATGGGCCGCAAGAGAACAATAAGGTGGGGTCCGAGAGTCATAGACATGGATATTTTGCTCTATGAGGGCGTCAATATAGATGAGGAGCGGCTTTCAATCCCCCACCCCAGGATGATGGAAAGGGCGTTCGTGCTGGTCCCGCTTGCTGAGGTAGCGCCCGACATGGAACTGCCGGGCAGCATTTCAGCGCGCGAAGCGGCCAATAATATTGACCGTGCGGGAATAATAGAAATCATTCCGCTGAATTAA
- a CDS encoding YhcH/YjgK/YiaL family protein yields the protein MILDRLENAKRYESLHPAFGKAFEFLGNLSEKTESGRYEIDGDKLYVNVMKAECHDSSSAKLEAHKKYIDIQYEIDGNETMGWRDVKTCKSVVEPYNESGDYALFSDSPDTWFAVSSGVFVIFFPDDAHAPQVGEGKVKKAVVKVAL from the coding sequence ATGATACTGGATAGACTGGAAAATGCAAAACGATATGAGAGTCTGCATCCCGCTTTCGGCAAGGCATTCGAGTTTTTAGGTAATCTCTCTGAGAAAACCGAGTCGGGAAGATACGAGATAGACGGCGATAAGCTCTATGTGAACGTGATGAAAGCCGAGTGCCATGACAGCTCATCCGCCAAACTTGAGGCTCACAAGAAGTATATCGACATACAGTATGAGATCGACGGCAATGAGACTATGGGCTGGCGCGATGTAAAGACGTGCAAATCAGTAGTCGAGCCGTATAACGAGAGCGGCGACTATGCTCTCTTCTCAGACTCGCCGGATACATGGTTTGCCGTTTCATCGGGTGTGTTTGTTATCTTCTTCCCGGATGATGCGCACGCTCCTCAGGTGGGCGAGGGCAAGGTCAAAAAAGCCGTTGTCAAAGTTGCGCTTTAG